Proteins encoded by one window of Salvia splendens isolate huo1 chromosome 14, SspV2, whole genome shotgun sequence:
- the LOC121764253 gene encoding uncharacterized protein LOC121764253, which translates to MEKYLTKSPRLSSGSSSIGQESQVSNQIIDKDEIEANHGKRSSIASYDVNIHDRIRREYVAKGLPFRGHDESPTPLNQGNFLEMFKWYGLRHDEVGKVILKNTIGNNQLTSPAIQKDVVRASAFETTLEILRELGDRFFSIMVDESRDCSAKEKMAIVIRFVNVKGEIIDRFLALVHFKETKSICLKEAIDSVFAKFELSLSKVRGQGYDGASIMRGKGKNQEISLKRPGDTRWGFHYASVTRLESMWPLVTEVLQNVLVDGMIQPLSCALQERDQDILNAIYLIENAKESLRSFREDGWDTFLQHVDNFCGANDITVTKMDDVAPKRICMRNGTNITNYHHYRIEIFCQVIDLLMQEMENRCSESSTDLLRCMSFPKDFSSNERIILLEELVLFDGVMRKDDQLIGIENLGGLARKMVETKKDIIFPLVYHLIEFVLLLPVATASVERVFSDMKIVKTDRQNRMGDEWLNDSLVIYSERSIFATVSNERILTRFQDIDTRRSQLSRLTDASAT; encoded by the exons atggaaaaatatttgaCAAAAAGTCCTAGACTTTCAAGTGGATCTTCTAGCATTGGGCAAGAGTCACAAGTTTCAAACCAAATAATTGATAAAGATGAAATTGAAGCTAACCATGGTAAACGAAGTTCAATTGCAAGTTATGATGTGAATATTCATGATCGAATTCGTAGAGAATATGTAGCTAAAG GTTTGCCTTTTAGGGGACATGATGAGTCACCTACTCCTTTAAATCAAGGCAATTTTCTTGAGATGTTCAAATGGTATGGTTTGAGGCATGATGAAGTTGGTAAAGTAATATTGAAAAATACTATAGGAAATAATCAACTGACATCTCCGGCAATTCAGAAAGATGTAGTTAGGGCTTCTGCATTTGAAACTACACTTGAAATATTGAGAGAGCTTGGAGATCGATTCTTTTCTATCATGGTAGATGAGTCTCGGGATTGCTCAGCAAAGGAGAAAATGGCCATTGTTATAAGATTTGTGAATGTGAAAGGAGAGATAATAGACAGGTTTTTAGCCCTTGTTCATTTTAAGGAAACTAAATCAATTTGTTTGAAAGAAGCTATTGATTCTGTATTTGCAAAGTTTGAATTGTCTTTGTCAAAAGTGAGAGGTCAAGGATATGATGGAGCATCAATCATGAGAG GTAAAGGCAAAAATCAAGAAATTTCTTTGAAGAGACCGGGTGACACTCGGTGGGGATTTCATTATGCCTCTGTAACTCGTCTGGAAAGTATGTGGCCTTTGGTAACAGAAGTGCTTCAAAATGTACTTGTTGATG GGATGATTCAACCACTGTCTTGTGCCTTGCAAGAAAGAGATCAAGATATTTTAAATGCGATTTACTTGATTGAGAATGCTAAAGAAAGCTTGAGATCATTTCGAGAAGATGGATGGGATACTTTCTTGCAACACGTGGATAATTTTTGTGGGGCAAATGACATTACGGTCACTAAAATGGATGATGTTGCTCCAAAACGGATTTGCATGAGGAATGGTACAAACATCACTAACTACCATCATTACCGCATTGAAATATTTTGTCAg GTCATTGACCTACTTATGCAAGAGATGGAAAATCGTTGTTCCGAGTCATCCACAGACTTGCTTCGTTGTATG TCTTTTCCAAAAGATTTCTCATCGAATGAACGTATAATTTTGCTTGAAGAACTTGTCCTATTTGACGGTGTGATGAGAAAAGATGACCAATTGATTGGTATTGAAAATTTGGGTGGCCTAGCTCGAAAGATGGTAGAGACTAAGAAAGATATAATTTTTCCATTAGTTTATCACTTGATTGAGTTTGTATTACTCTTACCCGTGGCAACTGCATCTGTTGAAAGAGTATTTTCAGATATGAAAATTGTCAAGACTGATCGACAAAATAGGATGGGAGATGAATGGTTGAACGATAGTTTGGTGATATACAGTGAAAGGTCCATCTTCGCCACTGTTTCTAATGAAAGAATCTTGACACGTTTTCAAGATATAGATACCCGTAGAAGTCAGTTGTCGCGATTAACGGATGCAAGTGCTACTTGA